CTCGGAGCAGGTCAGCTGACAGCCCAGTGGGACTTAAGTTATAACGGCATCACCACGGTCGACGAGGGAACCCTAGTGCTAGTCAGTAGCAGCGAATCGAATAAAAACTCGAATAGCACGGGTTTTCAAATCAACAACGGCTCAACGCTGAAAATTGAGAAGGGCGTTTCAGGGCTCAGTATTGACACTGATACTTTCACATTCGACAGCGCGGGCGGTGGCACATTGGAAGTCAATGGATCTCAGGGGCTCTGGCGCAATAACACGGTCGTGACCACCGGAGGTTTACAAAATACGTTGGCCGGCACTGCTTATCTCAACATGCAGAATACAAGGACCGCTTATTACGACATTGCGGATGGTTCTGACGATTTTGACCTTCTGGTGTCGGTCGATCATGAGCGAGGATTCATTGTCAAGCGAGGCACCGGCACTTTGGCTCTCACCCACATACACAACGACTTACTAGACACCAATACAATCACGATTGAAGACGGCGTTTTTGAAGTCGCCGATGCCGGGAGAATCAAACGCGGAAACTTTGGTGGCGCGGTGATTAACGACGGGGTCTATAGGCAGAACAGCACTGCTGACCAGACACTTTTCGGTGTTGTAAGCGGCACAGGTGCGATTGAGCAAACTGGCACAGGCACGCTGACACTCTCCGGTGTCAACACCTACACTGGTAGCACGACTGTCAGTGCCGGCACACTTGTTGTGGCTGACGGCGGTAGTATCAACGCAACCAGCGGCATTACTGTCAGTTTCGCGGGCACCTTTGATTACAACTCATCCACCGCCCTGGCGGCTGCGATCAGCTTTACTGGCACTGGTAACACGCTGACTGGTTCCGGCACCATCGGCACTGCGGTCACTATCACAGATGGCAATATCCTGTCGGTCGGTAATAGCCCTGGCACGATGAACTTCGCAGCTGGTCTGGCATTGGATGCGGGTAGTAGCACGATTGCTGAAATCGACGGCACTGCAGGTGCGGGTGTCGCAGGCGGACATGATTTCCACAATGTAACGGGTGCACTCGTCTACGGCGGCGATCTAAACCTCGTCCTTGGCTCCGGCATCCTTGCAGATGGCGCTTACTCTTGGGATCTGTTCGACTTTGGCACCGAGACCGGAACTTTCGCCTCAATTGCCTTATCCGGTGACTATACTGGCAACCTGCTAGATGGTGATACAGATGGCATTTGGGATCTCGTAGATGGCGATAATACTTGGGTGTTTACTGAAACAACTGGTATTCTAGGGCTGACGGTTGTTCCTGAGCCTAATGCCTACGCATTGTTGGCAGGTATCTTCGGTTTGACATTCGTAATGCTTCGTCGTCGCCGCGCTTAAGCTGACTGACGCTTCAATTTTCCAAGGCCTCGGATCATTGATCCGAGGCCTTTTTTGTGGCTACGGATCTGGAGGACTTCAATTTCGGGGCAGAGAGCGCTACGATTCATCCTAGATTCAGGAGTTATACCAACATGCGACTAAAACTGGTAAAAAGGTTTAACCGCAGAGATCGCTGAGTGCGCCGAGGAGATGGGGAGGGCTGCGTGAAATGCTCTGCGTCAGCTCTCAGCGTGCTCTGCGATCTCTAGCGTAGCGGGCGGTTAACAAATACAGCTGAAAAGTATTCACAGTGGTCTTCCCTTCGATGGCTACATACTACCAGAAAATGTCAAAGGATGGTATTAGAAGTCAGGAGTTAGTCCTTGGTGATGAAACTCTTACGAACGTATTCGCTGTCGCGCTACCGAGCGCAGCGACACTTATGATGCCCTTGGGTGCAACCGAAGGGCGAAGCCATTTGGTGATCGAAGATTCTTCATAAAACACTGATATTCAGATTCTAACTACTGCCTTCTAGCTTCTGACTACTCTTTTAAGGTTCATGTCTGACTCGAGGTTTCATTGTCACGTCAGAGTGGATAAGGGTTTAATAGGCAGCTTCCAGCGTGAGACGAAGGGCTTTTACGCGGACCATAAGCGGTAGAAAAAACAGAGCCTTAGCGCAGTGCCCAGAGCCGCTGCGCGGGAACCGCTTATTGACGCTAATTGAACGCTTATGGGGAGAGGTGACTCGCCGGCGAGGTGAGGCGCACCTATTCAATGTGTATGTGCAGTTGGTGAGTCACTTTTTACAAATCATGATGCGTGCGAGTATCGCATCCCGCTCGAAATACCTGTAAAACTGCGCCCTATCCCGTAAAGAGGGGATATTCGTTGGGGCAATCGATTGATACTATGTAACATGCTTGGAGATCTCACTCCGACTGACTTTTAGAAACGAAACATGATGCAATCAAAATACGTAATAGCGGCCGTGCTGGCCTTAGGACTTTTTTCTGTGACCGCAAGCGCCGTGGAAGACTCCAAATTTGTAAAATCCCTCACTCCGGGGCCTTTTATTCTACCGTCTCCTGCGGGCACATGGACATGGGGCATGGCGCCGATCTATGACGAAGCGGGCAAGGTGCACATCTTTAACTCCATCATCGATAAGAAAGGGAAATGGACCACGCACAGTAAGATTGTGCATTGGGTCGCCGATCAGCCTGAGGGGCCTTACACGCTGCTGGGTGACGTCTTTGTCAGTGACATCGCCAGCTATCATAACCCTCAGATTTCTAAAGTCGGCGACACCTACGTGCTAGTGTTTTTATTGAATCGTCACCAAGACGCGAATGGCTCCAAGCAAGAAGTCGGCATCGCGACCGCGAAGTCATTGACGGGGCCGTGGACTGAAAGCCCGCACAACCCGGTTCTGAAAGCGACGGAGGCAAATGGTCAGCACGCCTCGAACCCGACCTTTGTTACCGCGCCAGATGGTTCATTCCGGATCTACTATAAAACGATGACGGAGCGCGAAGGTCAGATCTATCGTGAGATCTCATTGGCGACCAGCGACAAGCTCGAAGGCCCCTATGAGGTCTATGCTGAAAATCCGCTGATTTCGTATGCGGAGCAGAAGATCGATATCGAAGATCCCTATGCGTTTTATTACAACGGCATGTATTATATGATCCTGGAGGATAGGCAGGATGTGAAAGGCATGCTGGAAGGCACGCATACTGGTAAGGCACGTCCTGGCGGCCTGCGCCCAGGGTTGATCTATCAATCAAAGGATGGCC
The window above is part of the Lentimonas sp. CC4 genome. Proteins encoded here:
- a CDS encoding glycoside hydrolase family protein → MMQSKYVIAAVLALGLFSVTASAVEDSKFVKSLTPGPFILPSPAGTWTWGMAPIYDEAGKVHIFNSIIDKKGKWTTHSKIVHWVADQPEGPYTLLGDVFVSDIASYHNPQISKVGDTYVLVFLLNRHQDANGSKQEVGIATAKSLTGPWTESPHNPVLKATEANGQHASNPTFVTAPDGSFRIYYKTMTEREGQIYREISLATSDKLEGPYEVYAENPLISYAEQKIDIEDPYAFYYNGMYYMILEDRQDVKGMLEGTHTGKARPGGLRPGLIYQSKDGLDWGIPKVGYQTNEIYYGHELARSERPHILWKDGKPDYLYLACHDDDSTAGYILKIDGWEGE